In one window of Henckelia pumila isolate YLH828 chromosome 1, ASM3356847v2, whole genome shotgun sequence DNA:
- the LOC140875182 gene encoding protein SHORT INTERNODES-like yields the protein MSGFFSLGGGNKDQDQEQQTDTNNNNNSSSSSFLFKNEESIYNKGFEIWQQYHHQQRLQQHHNFQDAGFSVGPSSTTRNNTSIIFGSNIIGDDSTSHSYRSGSGFRMAAQRQGRGANEGINCQDCGNQAKKDCTHLRCRTCCKSRGFPCHTHVKSTWVPASKRRERQQQEQQQQLTIRGGGDNTKRLRDNSAAGVGGSSAILASTTRLPVTTSGFDLGQFPPEVNSPAVFRCVRVSAMDDAEEHFAYQTAVSIGGHVFKGILYDQGLESRYPGGVGESSSGGCGVSHQQQPLDFIAAAPAVTTSAAATATTSHLNVAMLDPSIYPAPLSAFMAGTQFFPPPRP from the exons ATGTCTGGGTTTTTCTCGTTAGGAGGTGGTAATAAGGACCAAGACCAAGAACAACAAACggatactaataataataataatagcagCAGCTCCTCCTTTCTGTTCAAGAACGAAGAGTCGATCTATAACAAGGGTTTCGAGATATGGCAACAGTATCATCATCAACAGAGACTTCAGCAGCACCACAATTTCCAAGATGCGGGCTTTTCGGTCGGGCCGAGTAGTACTACAAGGAATAACACTAGTATCATCTTCGGGAGTAATATTATTGGTGATGATTCCACGAGTCATAGTTACAGATCAGGTTCAGGGTTTAGGATGGCGGCTCAGAGGCAAGGTAGAGGTGCGAACGAGGGAATAAACTGCCAAGATTGTGGGAACCAAGCCAAGAAAGATTGCACCCATTTGAGATGCAGGACTTGCTGCAAGAGCCGAGGCTTCCCGTGCCATACACATGTCAAAAGCACCTGGGTTCCCGCCTCTAAACGCCGCGAGAGGCAGCAACAGGAACAACAGCAGCAGCTCACGATTAGAGGAGGAGGGGACAACACCAAACGCCTCAGAGATAATTCCGCCGCCGGTGTTGGTGGATCTTCCGCTATTCTTGCTTCAACTACACGTTTGCCTGTTACCACGtcag GGTTTGATTTAGGACAGTTCCCACCAGAAGTTAATTCCCCAGCAGTGTTCCGCTGCGTGAGAGTCAGTGCAATGGATGACGCGGAGGAACATTTTGCTTACCAGACAGCCGTAAGCATCGGAGGCCATGTTTTCAAGGGAATCCTATACGATCAAGGACTCGAAAGCCGCTACCCTGGTGGTGTCGGGGAGAGCTCCTCCGGCGGCTGCGGAGTTTCACATCAGCAGCAGCCTCTTGATTTCATCGCCGCTGCTCCGGCGGTGACCACGTCGGCCGCTGCTACAGCCACCACCAGCCACCTAAATGTCGCAATGCTCGACCCTTCCATTTATCCGGCTCCGCTCAGCGCTTTCATGGCCGGTACGCAATTCTTCCCACCGCCAAGGCCTTGA
- the LOC140875854 gene encoding S-type anion channel SLAH4-like isoform X1 has translation METQKSEPEIRLEIDEIAMLKGTLTSSSNLATLILTRIHAGYFRVSLSLGWQALLWKILLHPSQSSQTTFQVPKVYYTSILSIIWAFSLFTLVLLSLIYALRCILRFNLVRAEFMHHVGVNYFFAPWISWILILESAPFVTPKHAYFVILWWLFVVPIVILDLKIYGQWFTKGKNMLTAVANPTSQLSVIGNLVGARAAAKMGWREVSTFLFSLGMVHYLVLFVTLYQRLSGGDRLPAMLRPVFFLFFAAPSVASLAWYSIAGRFDTAAKMLFFLSLFLFASLICRPALFKKAMRRFNIAWWAYSYPITILALTATRYEQEVKTGVSHAIRLALSILSVLVLFGLLTSTLINPKLLLPPQDDPIPVNTLPTLQSHELN, from the exons ATGGAAACTCAGAAATCCGAACCCGAAATCCGACTCGAAATCGACGAAATCGCCATGCTTAAAGGCACCTTAACCTCATCTTCGAACCTTGCAACACTAATCTTAACCAGGATCCATGCAGGCTATTTCAGGGTCTCTCTTTCCCTAGGCTGGCAAGCTTTGTTATGGAAAATTCTCCTTCACCCCTCGCAAAGTTCGCAAACCACATTTCAAGTCCCCAAAGTTTACTACACTAGCATTTTGAGCATAATATGGGCATTCTCCTTATTCACCCTGGTTCTCCTCTCCCTTATCTACGCACTCCGGTGCATCCTCCGGTTCAATCTGGTGCGAGCGGAGTTCATGCACCACGTCGGGGTGAATTACTTCTTTGCCCCCTGGATATCCTGGATACTGATACTGGAATCCGCCCCGTTCGTCACCCCGAAGCACGCCTACTTCGTCATCCTGTGGTGGTTATTCGTCGTCCCCATCGTCATCCTGGACTTGAAAATCTACGGCCAGTGGTTTACCAAGGGCAAGAACATGCTCACGGCGGTGGCCAACCCCACGAGCCAGCTGTCGGTGATCGGGAACCTGGTGGGGGCTCGTGCCGCCGCCAAGATGGGGTGGCGGGAAGTCTCCACGTTCTTGTTCTCCCTGGGAATGGTGCATTACCTGGTGCTTTTCGTGACGCTCTACCAGCGGCTTTCCGGAGGAGATCGGCTTCCGGCCATGTTGCGGCCCGTGTTCTTCTTGTTTTTCGCCGCCCCCAGCGTGGCCAGCTTGGCTTGGTACTCCATCGCGGGACGCTTCGATACAGCCGCGAAGATGCTCTTTTTCCTCTCGCTTTTTTTATTTGCTTCTCTG atATGCAGGCCAGCACTTTTCAAGAAAGCAATGAGAAGATTCAACATAGCATGGTGGGCATATTCTTACCCCATAACGATTCTGGCTCTGACTGCGACAAGATATGAACAAGAAGTCAAAACTGGAGTCTCTCACGCCATTAGGCTAGCCCTCTCTATTTTATCCGTTTTGGTCTTATTTGGACTCCTCACTTCCACTCTCATCAACCCTAAATTGCTCTTGCCTCCCCAAGACGATCCCATTCCCGTCAACACTCTGCCAACCCTACAATCCCATGAATTAAATTGA
- the LOC140875854 gene encoding S-type anion channel SLAH1-like isoform X2, which translates to METQKSEPEIRLEIDEIAMLKGTLTSSSNLATLILTRIHAGYFRVSLSLGWQALLWKILLHPSQSSQTTFQVPKVYYTSILSIIWAFSLFTLVLLSLIYALRCILRFNLVRAEFMHHVGVNYFFAPWISWILILESAPFVTPKHAYFVILWWLFVVPIVILDLKIYGQWFTKGKNMLTAVANPTSQLSVIGNLVGARAAAKMGWREVSTFLFSLGMVHYLVLFVTLYQRLSGGDRLPAMLRPVFFLFFAAPSVASLAWYSIAGRFDTAAKMLFFLSLFLFASLASTFQESNEKIQHSMVGIFLPHNDSGSDCDKI; encoded by the exons ATGGAAACTCAGAAATCCGAACCCGAAATCCGACTCGAAATCGACGAAATCGCCATGCTTAAAGGCACCTTAACCTCATCTTCGAACCTTGCAACACTAATCTTAACCAGGATCCATGCAGGCTATTTCAGGGTCTCTCTTTCCCTAGGCTGGCAAGCTTTGTTATGGAAAATTCTCCTTCACCCCTCGCAAAGTTCGCAAACCACATTTCAAGTCCCCAAAGTTTACTACACTAGCATTTTGAGCATAATATGGGCATTCTCCTTATTCACCCTGGTTCTCCTCTCCCTTATCTACGCACTCCGGTGCATCCTCCGGTTCAATCTGGTGCGAGCGGAGTTCATGCACCACGTCGGGGTGAATTACTTCTTTGCCCCCTGGATATCCTGGATACTGATACTGGAATCCGCCCCGTTCGTCACCCCGAAGCACGCCTACTTCGTCATCCTGTGGTGGTTATTCGTCGTCCCCATCGTCATCCTGGACTTGAAAATCTACGGCCAGTGGTTTACCAAGGGCAAGAACATGCTCACGGCGGTGGCCAACCCCACGAGCCAGCTGTCGGTGATCGGGAACCTGGTGGGGGCTCGTGCCGCCGCCAAGATGGGGTGGCGGGAAGTCTCCACGTTCTTGTTCTCCCTGGGAATGGTGCATTACCTGGTGCTTTTCGTGACGCTCTACCAGCGGCTTTCCGGAGGAGATCGGCTTCCGGCCATGTTGCGGCCCGTGTTCTTCTTGTTTTTCGCCGCCCCCAGCGTGGCCAGCTTGGCTTGGTACTCCATCGCGGGACGCTTCGATACAGCCGCGAAGATGCTCTTTTTCCTCTCGCTTTTTTTATTTGCTTCTCTG GCCAGCACTTTTCAAGAAAGCAATGAGAAGATTCAACATAGCATGGTGGGCATATTCTTACCCCATAACGATTCTGGCTCTGACTGCGACAAGATATGA